In a genomic window of Ipomoea triloba cultivar NCNSP0323 chromosome 3, ASM357664v1:
- the LOC116012071 gene encoding triosephosphate isomerase, cytosolic, with protein sequence MGRKFFVGGNWKCNGTAEEVKKIVSMLNGGQVPSQDVVEVVVSPPFVFLPLVKAELRSDFHVAAQNCWVKKGGAYTGEISAEMLVNLDIPWVILGHSERRLILGESNEFVGDKVAYALAQGLKVIACVGETLEQREAGTTMEVVAAQTKAIADRVSDWSNVVIAYEPVWAIGTGKVATPAQAQEVHCELRKWLQANVSADVAATTRIIYGGSVNGGNCKELGGQPDVDGFLVGGASLKPEFIDIIKAAEVKKA encoded by the exons ATGGGCCGGAAATTCTTCGTCGGAGGCAACTGGAAATGC AATGGGACTGCTGAAGAGGTGAAGAAGATTGTTTCGATGCTCAACGGTGGTCAAGTGCCATCTCAAGATGTTGTTG AGGTTGTTGTGAGCCCACCATTTGTGTTTCTTCCATTAGTAAAGGCAGAACTTCGGTCTGATTTCCATGTTGCAGCCCAAAATTGTTGGGTTAAGAAGGGTGGTGCTTACACTGGTGAGATTAG tgcTGAAATGCTTGTCAACCTGGATATTCCTTGGGTCATCCTTGGTCACTCTGAAAGGAGACTTATCTTAGGCGAATCAAATGAG TTTGTTGGGGACAAAGTAGCATATGCCCTCGCTCAAGGTTTGAAGGTCATTGCCTGTGTTGGTGAAACACTTGAGCAGAGAGAGGCAGGAACGACAATGGAGGTTGTTGCCGCCCAAACTAAGGCAATTGCAG ACCGAGTATCAGATTGGTCTAACGTTGTCATTGCCTATGAGCCTGTTTGGGCAATTGGAACTGGAAAGGTTGCAACACCTGCCCAGGCACAAGAA GTACATTGTGAGCTGAGGAAATGGCTTCAAGCAAATGTGAGTGCTGATGTCGCTGCCACTACCAGGATCATCTATGGAG GCTCTGTAAATGGCGGAAACTGCAAGGAACTTGGTGGACAACCTGATGTCGATGGTTTTCTGGTGGGAGGAGCTTCCCTAAAG CCGGAATTCATCGATATTATCAAGGCTGCTGAAGTGAAGAAGGCCTGA